The region GATCGGAACCATCCTGTCGGGGGGAAACAGAAATGCGAGCATGAAGGAGGAAGACCAGGGAATTCAGGAGGAGGCGATCCGGAGCACCGCGGCCGTCAAACGCACCACTTTGAGAGGtctgagggacaggagggagtAGCTGCTCTGACTGTTGGTCCACGTGTCCCAGCGCGGGTACTCGCCCTTCTCCAGGATGAACTGCTCACCTGCGAAGCCACGCTGGCCGTAGCCGACCCAGCTGAGGCCGGAGAGGGAGGCAAGGATCAAAGGATTCGTTTAGCGTCAGCATCGCAGCCAGCTGGGATTTTACTCACGGTCCCGACTCGATGATGATGGATCCAACCTTCTCCAGACCCTTCTCCGTCACGTCTTTACAGTCTGAGGAGAACTCCACCTTGCAGCCCTGGAAGTTCTCAAACTCAAACAGCAACACCTGAATCAAACAGAGACGTGGAGGTTCTCAGAGAACCAGCGCCACGGAACCACAGAACCTGCCTGGACCCTGACAGGTGTCACCGTCACCCACCGAGTGTTTGGACCCTGAAACATGTTTCACACCATGAAGCTTCTGTCACCCTTTGGATGACGTGTGATAGCGGCAGAACTGAAACCTCGTGttctttgttgggttttttttttgtacttccACTCTCTGATGGTCCTGGGTCTGAATCTTCGGTCTTACATTCTCACGTGCACCATGAGGGTGCGTGTACGGGCCTCGCGGTACCTTGTACGTGGCTCCAGCTCCGCCCTGGCTCTTTCCAGCAGCCAGCTGTTCCGGGGCGCTCTGCCGCTCCGACATCCTCCTGATccactgctcctcctcttcaggagggcagcacaaacacagacagagcagcatccaTCAGAAACCAACGCTTAATGGCACAACTTAACCAGCTTAACCAGCACCAGTCTGGGTCCCATCACAGCCTAACTGTCTACACCTGAGTCTCCACTCTTCATGGCACCTTTAACTCCagcggtgggtgggggggaggtggggggggggcttcggTTTACCTGCGTACACCTGCTGCTGAGCGATAACGTCCCTCCGTGTTGGTGCCACTGGGTGTTTGCCGGGTTTGAGCCATTAGAGGGCTGGGGTGAAGGAGGGGGTATTTATGGTTTATTTctggccacagcagcagaaaagggGGAGCTGTTGATGCAGCAAGTCTGTCGCTCACATTGTGTGGATAACGCTGCCTCTCAATGAGCAGCTGTGTTGGCACACGTCGCCCTGGCGTTCCGCCTGGCTGCCAGCAAGCCCAGCGTGTGAGCCGCAGGGGTCCGGGAGCCAAGAGGATTCAGCAAACAGGCCCactcagcacaaacacaaacaacccGGCTTCAGTTTTGAAGCACTTTTGTCCGTTACCAAAGTTAACTGGCGTCTACAGAACGTAGAAATAACCGTAGTCGTGGAACCTTTTCAAACCAACGACTCATCTTGGTACCTTGGCTCCTCTAAAATATCACAAAAGACAAATTCGTCTTGAGATTCTCAGGGAAGTTGCAGCTCAGAAGTTCTCTTTACTAACTCCAAGGGCTAAAAGGGTTAAAAACTATACTGCTTTATTtgacgcgggggggggggacaaaaaccACATGAcagatttggaaaaaaataaaataaaatcggAAGTTCACAAACGTTCCACAAAGTGCAGACGTGGAACAGAAATAGATTTTTAATAAGAATGTAGTGACGGGAGGACACTGGTCAACACAATGTGGTACACATCTGTACGGTcaactaaaaaacaaacacaaaaataaacccTCACATCCgccaacaaaaaaaccccaaaaaccacCACGCAGACAAACGCAGGGTGGTGAGAGCGCCACATGCAGGAGGGGCTGTGCTGTAGTGCATCAGTGACAAAGTGCTTCgaagagccagaggaggaagacgagggggAAAAGGTCACCCAAAAGGACAAAAATACACTTTATACTTTTACCTGTGTTTTTAAATTCATCCGAGTTCAGtaaaacagaagcagaaacagcGTTCCGCATCTTGGGGAATCATGATCTCACGGAATCGGAGCACAGAAGAAAGATTTAGTACCACATGAGGAAAATATTGACTTTTAGTGACATGATACAGGTTGTGAGGTTTcctcacagcttttttttttttttaaaaataaaagaaatactAGCAAATCATCAACTTTCAGGGATTATATGTAACTGACGcaaattgaaagaaaatgggaaaaaaagttcTGATTTGAATGTACACAGAAAACAAATTGTGAAAATTAGAAGAAGAAAGTTTCTCGGAAtccaaatgtaaataaagtgtAAAGTTTTTGTCTGAGCAGTTTGAGAGAATAAAGAGAAAACTCAACAGAACATGCGCCGTTCTGAAAAAGTGTTGAGCAATTTATCATTTATGaagagaaataataaaacaatattcCAACATGCGGCTGTAATCTGTTGAACGCTGACAGCCCACGATGTTTCCGTCAGTTTAGTTTAAGGAATTAGTCTTAATTTGGGCGTGAACCTTGTGGGCGAACATGAAGGAGTGTGAGAAACGACGATGGCTTCAGCTACAGTCATTCCATCCATCTGAGGACCGTGTTTGTGCTGACAGAATGATTGACAGACGCAGgaccctccccccacacagacGTAAACAGTCTGATCTCTGTAGTGTCAaacatatatacagtacatacaacAAAATCTAATTGGAAATACAAATTACACCCTCATTTAGGATCAATAAGAAGCTGTCTGAAATGTCCAACGCtcgtacatacacacacagggtcCAGGGTGAAGACTTTGTGGTCCCACAGGTCTCTGAAATGTGACGGGAGTCGTCTTTTCGTCCCTTTTTTGCTCCGGTTTTTAGCTCAGGACGTCAGCCGCCCGTGCAGATGTGAAATGAACCTTCTCCTCTGCTTGTTTGTCCGTGAAATAAAGATAATCCATAAAAAAAGGCACCGTGCACATTTTGAAACCAAGACGACAAAAATGAAGAATCCACAAGCAGCTTCAGTGTCTCGAGTCGACGTTTAAGGCTTCTGATTGGTCTGTTAAGGCCacctgaggagggaggagacccAGGTTAGACCGGCAGAAGATTGGAGGCCTTGGAAGGGACCTGAGTATCGAGGGCCTTTAAACTCGCGGATGGATTCCATTTGGATGCTGTTTTTAAGAGTGTAAAACCAAGTTAAACTAACCTGTTGCAGTTTAGCTCTCGCCATCATACTGACTCAAACGCTTCTTAGATTTGAGCTCTTTTAGCCACTGAGGTGAGTCTTCCTCACTGCAACAAGAGAGAAGCCCgttagcatcatgctaacaTGTTACACACGTTAAGTCGCCAAACTGCGGTCCAAACTATtgtgtttaaattaaaaaaaacaaaatcctgtAGCTCACCCATTCTCCTtgccgccagcagggggcaggacGCGAGCTGCCCTCGGCAGGAACGGTGACTTTGGAGAGCGAGACGGCTGCGACTGGGGGACCACTGGTCCATCGTGGTGATTGTCAGAGTCGCCTCTTTTCCTCAGCTGAGCCTGCCGCCACAGAGAGACGTTTTAATAATGTGAGCTCAGGAAAAGGGAGATGTATCTCAAGAGAGGTCACCTTTAATGCTGAAGCGTCCACACCCGGGAAGAGCGCCACCCTCGGAGGCTGGGAGGACACCACCGCGCTGCTGTCGGGTCCTCGGGTCAGCTCCTCCGAGTCCAAAGCCGAGTCTTTAAGACCAACTTTTGTCtctgtcaaaaaaaaacaacacaaattttCATTTTGGAGCTgctgaaatggaagaaaaaggATAAAATGAGGGATGGGCGGGAGGCGATAGCTAACCGGTGGAGTCACGGTAGAGCCAGTCCTCAGCTGCGTCTTCCACGACCAGCGTGGTGTCCTTCCGAGCCCCCCTGGAGGGACGAGTCCGCGGGGCCCGCTTTTTGGCAAGCTGAGCCCTGGAGCGAAGAGCGCTAGTGTCCAataaagtgggcggggcctggaGGTTGAAAACATGATCAATTTGATTTTTATGAGGATTTGAGATGGAAGACAGCAGGAGATGTGTAAACCCAGTCAGACTCACGTCGGGGAAAGCTGGCAGCTGGTTGTTAGAGGGAAGGACAGCGTCCACGGTGTCATTTTCCCAACGGTGGGCGGAGTCACctggtgtgtgagggggagTGGTCTTCCTAGGGGatggactctggtggctgtctgAACTGGGAGTCAGAGGACTCAGACTGCAACACAGACAGCACCAGACAGTTGGAATCAGGAATCACATTGAATATTTGATGTGCAAGTCAACAGTGTGATGTCATAGCGAGAGATAACGAGTTTGAGTCATCATTTCAGGTTTGAGGAGTCATCCGGacagacacaaaacaacagGATGGCTTCAGGGAAAAGCTCGTCCTCCCACAGACGATTACCCAGTTTTGATCAAATCACAGTGATCACAGACTTTAATCAGAAGAAATTGATTAAAGTATTAGTTAAATCTATTTAACTAATTTGGTTTAAAAATATCTTCTTCTCTGAAATGGTACCTTATCATCCCTCCACATGATTAGCAGGTAACCCTATTAGCCACGCCCACTCTTCTCTTGGCTCGCCTGTATTCtgaagcagtgtgtgtgtgtacctgtcaTCAGTGCGCAGCCCAGTCTCCCAGGTCCCGTACTGGCTGTCGGTGTCGTGGCCGAGCGCCTCGCCTGCGTCTCCGCTCTcactctgcttctgctgcacctgATAAAAGAACCACACAACCGCGAATGAGTGGGTCAAACCTGCATCGGCGCCACCAGCGGGTCAGGTGGAGCACAGCACGGACTTTCCTCCATACGCATGTTTTAGCAGCTGAGATTAACATCTGCATCTAAAACACCCCTCCAGATGTGCTGAACCTCTCTGACGGACAGGTTAGCGCACGTTTGTTTAGGCAGCTcggtattctttttttttttcttctccaaggTCCGACAATGTTCTGCAGCTCACAGAAGTCCATTCATTGATGCTGaaaggatggatgaatggagggatgagctgatggaggagaaaaaaggaggcGGCTGTCCGAGGGTGATTCGTGTTTACTGAACCGTGTCTTTTTTAATGAGGACCTCACAGAGGACGTTCTGTCTCCACACGCACAAACTCATCAGCCCTTTACCCCAGAAACGAGCGGCACCGGGACCTCCGATACACCTGAGACACCTTTCTGAAGGACACCTGAAGCGCCGGCTCTCCTCTTTATGGACTCATGAATGATCCGTTTGTGTTCTGCGCTTGAGAAAGTAAAGAGAGAACCACAAGTAGACAGGAGAGTGATGTAGAGAGGAAGGACTACTGTTGCCGCTGACAACAGGACCGAGGGCTCATTTTTCCACAGTGTTGTCTAATGATGGGTCAGGATTTCCCTCCCTTCCCATAAACCAAACCGCCGTCGGGTCATCAAGCCTTGTAGGCGACAACCACAGCTGCTTCTGAGGGAAAATGGCAGTTTTTATACCAGTAGCAACCTGTTGCAACACTTCTCTGATAAAAGCAGTTATTTGCGGGGTTGTTTGTCAGTGTTattcgccccccccccgaccagcAACTAGAATTTTCCACCATTAAATGTCTTCATATGGAGGATTCAAAGGTCCAGTATGTTTCCTCACTGCTCTTGTCCTCTCGTGTCTTCGTGTTATCGCCGCTGTCGAAATGTGAGGAAAAGCAGCCTCGTAAAATTCTGCCGATAAAAATTCCTCTATGGTGCGTTACTCAAGACGGACACACCCAAACCCTCTCCTGATCCAAACGTGCACATTGCTGGAACATGTTGAAGACAGGCAAGAAAGGTTTACTTCCACTCAAACAGAATCGGTTCAAGTTCACTTTGTAGCTTCGGTACAAATAATCAGAACCCAGAGCAGGACTAAATGACCCTGAACTAACGGGACAACAGGTCAAAGGTTCCTGTTAAAAGTTCCTGCTGTGGAAAAGCAACAGACTCCGACTGGATCCACAACTTCTACAGGTTCCGGATTAAATAAAAAGACTGAGGCTGAAGGGGAGGTGAGACCATTTTTAGGGGCATCAGTGGT is a window of Takifugu flavidus isolate HTHZ2018 chromosome 5, ASM371156v2, whole genome shotgun sequence DNA encoding:
- the si:ch73-138n13.1 gene encoding uncharacterized protein KIAA1671 homolog isoform X3, whose product is MVSGLIAVFWSCCLSSGWVQQKQSESGDAGEALGHDTDSQYGTWETGLRTDDSLSPLTPSSDSHQSPSPRKTTPPHTPGDSAHRWENDTVDAVLPSNNQLPAFPDAPPTLLDTSALRSRAQLAKKRAPRTRPSRGARKDTTLVVEDAAEDWLYRDSTETKVGLKDSALDSEELTRGPDSSAVVSSQPPRVALFPGVDASALKAQLRKRGDSDNHHDGPVVPQSQPSRSPKSPFLPRAARVLPPAGGKENGEEDSPQWLKELKSKKRLSQYDGES
- the si:ch73-138n13.1 gene encoding uncharacterized protein KIAA1671 homolog isoform X1 — its product is MDPVSSRPLGTAACRNVRGPASDPPRKQANKSKPDQLLTKHEERPQRNRSTLLDESLLLAPFDGTDGRSKVSPGVISSSSGAELDWLPRELQPQEGLGQVQVQRRSRGSQELKRLRSRSMSRRSAPPGGAVEVSLSRMRSRSAHREQDRHSWVQQKQSESGDAGEALGHDTDSQYGTWETGLRTDDSLSPLTPSSDSHQSPSPRKTTPPHTPGDSAHRWENDTVDAVLPSNNQLPAFPDAPPTLLDTSALRSRAQLAKKRAPRTRPSRGARKDTTLVVEDAAEDWLYRDSTETKVGLKDSALDSEELTRGPDSSAVVSSQPPRVALFPGVDASALKAQLRKRGDSDNHHDGPVVPQSQPSRSPKSPFLPRAARVLPPAGGKENGEEDSPQWLKELKSKKRLSQYDGES
- the si:ch73-138n13.1 gene encoding uncharacterized protein KIAA1671 homolog isoform X2, which translates into the protein MDYLGDKLSVAHSQMSGWMGNVRRSLHSTFGLLSSSAERTGRAEDAAFKRTSSLRSLASRSRESIRRFSMRSQQRLSLRRRTAPNTPTAVQQKQSESGDAGEALGHDTDSQYGTWETGLRTDDSLSPLTPSSDSHQSPSPRKTTPPHTPGDSAHRWENDTVDAVLPSNNQLPAFPDAPPTLLDTSALRSRAQLAKKRAPRTRPSRGARKDTTLVVEDAAEDWLYRDSTETKVGLKDSALDSEELTRGPDSSAVVSSQPPRVALFPGVDASALKAQLRKRGDSDNHHDGPVVPQSQPSRSPKSPFLPRAARVLPPAGGKENGEEDSPQWLKELKSKKRLSQYDGES